One genomic window of Polaromonas sp. SP1 includes the following:
- a CDS encoding molybdopterin-binding protein produces the protein MTSHFGLIIVGDEILSGKRADKHLPKTIELLGARGLQLAYADYVGDDPARITATLARAFAAARGSGDVVFSCGGIGATPDDHTRQCAAKALGVGLALHPTAKTLILERMADVAKEQGTPYEPDRDDNIHRLNMGVFPEGAEIIPNPYNKIPGFTCRAGQGAVHFVPGFPVMAWPMIEWVLDQQYAHLHQKSPYTEKSVIIFGSMEAMLTPLMLDIEAAHAGVKVFSLPSVDHPEYGRHIELGVKGAPEAVNLAYPAMLAGLHQFDLKFGPELVR, from the coding sequence ATGACCTCTCACTTCGGCCTCATCATCGTCGGCGACGAAATCCTCTCGGGCAAACGCGCCGACAAACACCTGCCCAAAACCATTGAACTGCTGGGCGCGCGCGGCCTGCAGCTGGCCTACGCCGATTACGTGGGCGACGACCCGGCACGCATCACGGCCACTTTGGCGCGCGCCTTTGCGGCGGCGCGTGGCAGCGGCGACGTGGTGTTTTCCTGCGGCGGCATCGGCGCCACGCCGGACGACCACACCCGGCAATGCGCGGCCAAGGCTTTGGGGGTTGGCCTGGCGTTGCATCCCACGGCCAAAACCCTGATCCTGGAGCGCATGGCCGACGTGGCCAAAGAGCAGGGCACCCCTTATGAGCCCGACCGCGACGACAACATCCACCGCCTGAACATGGGCGTGTTCCCGGAAGGCGCCGAGATCATTCCGAACCCGTACAACAAGATCCCCGGTTTTACCTGCCGGGCGGGGCAGGGCGCGGTTCACTTCGTTCCGGGCTTCCCGGTGATGGCTTGGCCGATGATCGAATGGGTGCTGGACCAGCAGTACGCCCACCTGCACCAAAAGTCGCCTTACACCGAAAAGTCGGTGATCATTTTTGGGTCCATGGAAGCCATGCTTACGCCGCTGATGCTCGATATTGAAGCGGCGCATGCCGGCGTGAAAGTGTTCAGCCTGCCCAGCGTGGACCACCCCGAATACGGCCGCCATATTGAACTGGGCGTCAAAGGCGCGCCGGAAGCGGTCAACCTGGCCTATCCAGCCATGCTGGCCGGGCTGCATCAATTCGACCTGAAATTTGGCCCCGAATTGGTGCGCTGA
- a CDS encoding EI24 domain-containing protein, whose translation MSKLLDAFWRAAMYCLHPRVIALSVLPLIIMGAISLGLGYFFWSDAVEAIRSQLGNYELVNTMVRWLETLGLGGLRMVLAPALLLFMAIPVIVITALLFVAILMTPAMVALVAERRFPQLERKQGGSMVASLFWSLGSTSLAAVALTVSIPLWLIPPLILVLPPLIWGWLTYRVMSYDALVDHASSEERRQIFKEHRAPLLAIGVISGYLGAAPSLIWASGAMFVAMAPILVPVAIWIYTLVFAFSSLWFAHYTLAALEQLRKKNNALTPDPLAQDAIKSIATELAPEALPGPAPSFGTLGGKPDIPLP comes from the coding sequence ATGAGCAAACTCCTTGACGCTTTTTGGCGCGCCGCGATGTACTGCCTTCACCCACGGGTCATCGCTTTGTCAGTGCTGCCCCTGATCATCATGGGAGCGATCTCCCTGGGCCTGGGGTACTTCTTCTGGAGCGATGCGGTCGAAGCGATCCGCTCCCAGCTCGGCAACTACGAACTCGTCAACACCATGGTCCGCTGGCTCGAAACCCTGGGCCTGGGCGGGCTGCGCATGGTGCTGGCGCCGGCGCTGCTGCTCTTCATGGCGATTCCGGTCATCGTGATCACCGCGCTGCTTTTTGTGGCCATCCTCATGACGCCGGCCATGGTGGCGCTGGTGGCCGAGCGGCGCTTTCCGCAGCTTGAACGCAAGCAGGGCGGCTCGATGGTCGCCAGCCTGTTCTGGTCGCTGGGCTCAACCTCGCTGGCCGCGGTGGCGCTCACCGTGTCGATTCCGCTGTGGCTGATCCCGCCGCTGATCCTGGTGCTGCCGCCGCTGATCTGGGGCTGGCTCACGTACCGCGTCATGTCCTACGATGCGCTGGTCGACCACGCCAGCAGCGAAGAGCGGCGCCAGATTTTCAAAGAGCACCGCGCGCCGCTGCTGGCCATCGGCGTCATCAGCGGCTACCTGGGCGCCGCGCCCAGCCTGATCTGGGCCTCGGGCGCGATGTTTGTGGCCATGGCGCCCATCCTGGTGCCGGTGGCGATCTGGATCTACACGCTGGTGTTTGCCTTTTCCTCGCTCTGGTTTGCCCACTACACGCTGGCCGCGCTGGAGCAGCTTCGCAAGAAAAACAATGCCCTGACCCCCGATCCGCTTGCACAGGACGCTATCAAATCAATAGCAACCGAGCTGGCGCCCGAAGCCCTGCCCGGGCCCGCCCCCAGCTTCGGCACGTTGGGCGGCAAGCCTGACATACCTCTGCCCTGA
- a CDS encoding sterol desaturase family protein, whose protein sequence is MDWFSDIFSTAQQWLFEAAVQPVMFALGMGNLLEDGYGATAWFMVGVLQVLILLAIIGPLQRWRPVEPVTDRATIRTDVLYTLIHRLGFFRLALFFTLDPWFDEAFGALRTAGYGTFHLDQLWPGVTDHAVVSLLMYLVVFDFVAYWTHRGQHQIEWWWRLHSLHHAQRQMTMWSDNRNHLLDDILVDAIVVLVAQLIGVPPGQFVAIVAFTQLSESFQHANVRLWFGRIGERLWVSPRFHRLHHSIGIGHETPVKVKPAQDGQFSAGPPQGKLAPSGGSALHEVKSVGAVRLGGHNFGVLLPWWDMLFGTVNFEQRYDPTGIRDQVEANRQYGKGFWSQQWIGLKRLFGKA, encoded by the coding sequence ATGGACTGGTTCAGCGATATTTTTTCGACGGCGCAGCAATGGCTGTTTGAAGCGGCCGTGCAGCCCGTCATGTTTGCGCTGGGCATGGGCAACCTGCTGGAAGACGGCTACGGCGCCACCGCCTGGTTCATGGTGGGGGTGCTGCAGGTGTTGATTTTGCTGGCCATCATCGGCCCGTTGCAGCGCTGGCGGCCGGTAGAGCCGGTGACGGACCGCGCCACCATCCGCACCGATGTGCTGTACACGCTGATCCACCGGCTGGGCTTTTTCCGCCTCGCGCTTTTTTTCACGCTCGATCCGTGGTTCGACGAAGCCTTCGGCGCGCTGCGCACCGCCGGCTACGGCACCTTCCACCTCGACCAGCTCTGGCCGGGCGTCACCGACCACGCGGTCGTCAGCCTGCTGATGTACCTCGTCGTGTTTGACTTTGTCGCCTACTGGACGCACCGCGGCCAGCACCAGATCGAATGGTGGTGGCGCCTGCATTCGCTGCACCACGCGCAGCGGCAAATGACGATGTGGAGCGACAACCGCAACCACCTGCTCGACGACATCCTGGTCGACGCCATCGTCGTGCTGGTGGCCCAGCTTATCGGCGTGCCGCCCGGCCAGTTCGTGGCCATCGTCGCGTTCACCCAGCTCAGTGAGAGCTTTCAGCACGCCAATGTGCGCCTGTGGTTCGGCCGCATCGGCGAGCGCCTGTGGGTCAGCCCGCGCTTTCACAGGCTGCACCACAGCATCGGCATTGGGCATGAGACGCCGGTCAAGGTGAAACCAGCGCAGGACGGACAATTTTCCGCCGGGCCGCCCCAAGGAAAATTAGCCCCCTCGGGGGGCAGCGCATTACACGAAGTGAAAAGCGTGGGGGCCGTCAGGTTGGGTGGCCACAACTTTGGCGTGTTGCTGCCCTGGTGGGATATGTTGTTTGGTACGGTGAATTTTGAGCAGCGCTATGACCCGACCGGTATCCGCGACCAGGTCGAAGCCAATCGCCAATACGGCAAAGGCTTTTGGTCGCAACAATGGATTGGCCTCAAGCGCCTCTTCGGCAAAGCCTGA
- a CDS encoding polysaccharide deacetylase family protein: MVSGPSTTHPGKRLERAGQARSTLLPAIVLIAACACPAWAAGTKDPKIVMQGPVQPAAAACKPVYLTLDTGHMAVAPLMAEILNKHQVKVTFFAANERTQEGDGSLGAQWAPWWKARAAEGHEFASHTWDHVYWRGDVPAAPGAQQQFRMRPSAGPLEGKEFTWSAAQYCEEIGKSARRLEAITGKKTLPLFRAPGGKTSPALLAAAKSCGYEHVGWSPAGFLGDELASEKYPNDFLLKKALRDVRSGDILLAHLGIWSRKDPWAPKVLEPLITGLQARGFCFQTLREHPQYKAWIDAQAGSAPAKPAK, encoded by the coding sequence ATGGTGTCTGGACCCTCGACCACGCACCCCGGTAAGCGGCTTGAGCGGGCCGGGCAGGCTCGCTCAACCCTGCTGCCTGCTATTGTTTTAATAGCTGCCTGCGCATGCCCCGCTTGGGCTGCAGGCACAAAAGACCCAAAAATCGTCATGCAGGGCCCGGTGCAGCCGGCAGCCGCTGCCTGCAAACCCGTCTACCTCACGCTCGACACCGGCCACATGGCCGTCGCGCCGCTGATGGCCGAGATCCTCAACAAACACCAGGTCAAGGTCACGTTTTTTGCGGCCAACGAGCGCACACAGGAAGGCGACGGCAGCCTGGGCGCGCAATGGGCGCCGTGGTGGAAGGCGCGGGCGGCGGAAGGCCATGAGTTCGCCTCGCACACCTGGGACCACGTCTATTGGCGCGGTGATGTGCCGGCTGCGCCCGGCGCGCAGCAGCAGTTCAGGATGCGGCCGTCGGCGGGCCCGCTGGAGGGCAAGGAGTTCACCTGGTCGGCGGCGCAGTATTGCGAAGAAATCGGCAAATCCGCCAGGCGGCTCGAAGCCATCACCGGCAAGAAAACGCTGCCGCTCTTCAGGGCGCCGGGCGGCAAGACCTCGCCTGCGCTGCTGGCGGCTGCCAAGTCCTGCGGCTATGAGCACGTGGGCTGGTCGCCCGCCGGCTTTTTGGGTGACGAGCTGGCGAGCGAAAAATACCCCAATGACTTTTTGCTGAAGAAGGCGCTGCGTGATGTGCGCTCCGGCGACATCCTGCTGGCCCACCTGGGCATCTGGTCGCGCAAGGACCCGTGGGCGCCCAAGGTGCTGGAGCCGCTGATCACCGGCCTGCAGGCGCGCGGCTTTTGTTTCCAGACCCTGCGCGAACACCCCCAGTACAAGGCGTGGATTGACGCGCAAGCCGGCTCCGCCCCGGCCAAGCCTGCAAAATAA